Proteins found in one Cellulomonas palmilytica genomic segment:
- a CDS encoding DUF4190 domain-containing protein codes for MSTDRPTPPSTCSPWAPPDASGDRPQAPQPAYAPAPYQQGYSKSGFPVAPPPPYPAPAGYPYGAAPGHGPGDGPAGYPQPPRYDGLSIAGFVLSLCSVAVLAMIFAIIGLSRTAGGRAKGRGLAIAAIVISSLWIVATVGVLVHAAVNPPAEYTVGTCVQVDDGTGGTEVVDGDVPVVPCAEPHNGEVYATRELPDGAYPGDLTIEQDTELYCSDRFEDFVGLPYESSRLGIFYTYPERRAWTLGDHEVVCIVLDVEDVTATMRDSAR; via the coding sequence GTGTCGACCGACCGTCCCACCCCGCCATCGACCTGCAGCCCGTGGGCGCCGCCCGACGCGTCCGGCGACCGCCCGCAGGCGCCGCAGCCGGCGTACGCGCCCGCGCCGTACCAGCAGGGGTACAGCAAGTCCGGGTTCCCGGTCGCGCCGCCGCCGCCGTACCCGGCACCCGCCGGCTACCCATACGGTGCCGCACCGGGCCACGGCCCTGGGGACGGACCGGCCGGGTACCCGCAGCCGCCGAGGTACGACGGCCTGTCGATCGCCGGGTTCGTGCTGAGCCTGTGCAGCGTGGCCGTGCTCGCGATGATCTTCGCGATCATCGGGCTCTCCCGGACCGCGGGCGGCCGTGCCAAGGGCCGTGGCCTCGCGATCGCGGCGATCGTCATCTCGTCGCTGTGGATCGTCGCGACGGTCGGCGTCCTCGTCCACGCGGCGGTGAACCCGCCCGCCGAGTACACGGTGGGCACGTGCGTCCAGGTGGACGACGGCACCGGCGGCACGGAGGTCGTCGACGGCGACGTGCCGGTGGTGCCGTGCGCCGAGCCGCACAACGGCGAGGTGTACGCGACGAGGGAGCTCCCGGACGGCGCGTACCCGGGGGACCTGACGATCGAGCAGGACACCGAGCTGTACTGCTCGGACCGCTTCGAGGACTTCGTCGGGCTGCCGTACGAGAGCTCGCGCCTCGGCATCTTCTACACCTACCCCGAGCGCAGGGCCTGGACGCTGGGGGACCACGAGGTCGTCTGCATCGTCCTGGACGTCGAGGACGTCACGGCCACGATGCGCGACTCCGCCCGCTAG
- a CDS encoding nucleotidyltransferase domain-containing protein, translated as MDVSNPISSVITSAHGPVLSVLAGASEPLTGRTVASLTEPPVSRSQTAAVLAHLTASGLVHVIDAGSARLYTLNRAHLAAPAVEQLANLRSRLWNRIAEHASTWVHRPDALAVYGSTARGDGHMGSDIDILVIRPDGVDSSDPAWSDSLNAFAHAVVSWTGNDVELLDRSHDELAEMAATGELLLDDIRRDGRFLIGARSMVPAPLAA; from the coding sequence GTGGACGTCTCCAACCCGATCTCGTCGGTCATCACGTCTGCCCACGGACCCGTCCTCAGCGTCCTTGCGGGTGCGAGCGAGCCGCTCACGGGCCGTACGGTCGCATCCTTGACCGAACCACCGGTGAGCCGATCACAGACGGCGGCGGTCCTCGCACACCTGACCGCCAGCGGCCTGGTGCACGTGATCGACGCAGGAAGCGCCCGGCTGTACACCCTGAACAGGGCCCACCTCGCGGCACCGGCGGTCGAGCAGCTCGCCAACCTGCGGTCACGATTGTGGAACCGCATCGCCGAGCACGCCAGCACGTGGGTGCATCGTCCGGACGCCCTGGCGGTGTACGGCTCCACGGCCCGCGGCGACGGGCACATGGGCTCCGACATCGACATTCTCGTGATCCGCCCGGACGGCGTGGACTCGTCGGATCCGGCGTGGTCCGACAGCCTGAACGCGTTCGCCCATGCCGTGGTGTCGTGGACAGGCAATGACGTCGAGCTGCTCGACCGCTCCCACGACGAGCTTGCGGAAATGGCAGCGACGGGAGAGCTCCTGCTGGACGACATCCGTCGGGATGGCCGGTTCCTGATCGGTGCGCGGTCGATGGTCCCCGCACCGCTGGCGGCCTGA
- a CDS encoding aminoglycoside phosphotransferase family protein, protein MDDGRARTLPHRATARRPRWDELPGDVRAAVESRVGARVVRARTQDAGFTEGFASRLELAGGTRVFVKAASASRGEHAHAAYTHEAHVAGLLPQGVPAPRFLWTLDVDDWVVLAFEDVESTTPRRPWVPDELAAVLATLERAAQVLTPAPEDLLPLDTTADLDPHLSFWRRCAVGEADPGLAPGPWRHRVAELAALESRCADAAAGDTAMHFDVRDDNVLLATDGRVLICDWNWLQLAAPWVDLVGLLVSAHGDGLDAEHLVATHPLTRDVPRASIDAFLVALAGYFVDAAGQPPVATSPWLRVHQAWYRDAALDWLTVRLH, encoded by the coding sequence ATGGACGACGGCCGCGCGCGCACCCTCCCCCACCGCGCCACCGCGCGGCGACCGCGGTGGGACGAGCTGCCCGGCGACGTGCGCGCGGCCGTCGAGTCCCGGGTCGGGGCGCGCGTGGTGCGCGCCCGCACCCAGGACGCCGGGTTCACCGAGGGGTTCGCGAGCCGGCTCGAGCTGGCCGGCGGGACGCGGGTCTTCGTGAAGGCCGCGTCGGCGTCCCGCGGAGAGCACGCGCACGCCGCGTACACGCACGAGGCCCACGTCGCCGGCCTGCTGCCGCAGGGCGTCCCGGCGCCCCGGTTCCTGTGGACGCTCGACGTCGACGACTGGGTCGTCCTGGCGTTCGAGGACGTCGAGAGCACCACGCCACGGCGGCCCTGGGTGCCCGACGAGCTCGCGGCGGTGCTCGCGACGCTCGAACGCGCCGCGCAGGTGCTGACACCTGCGCCCGAGGATCTGCTGCCCCTCGACACCACGGCCGACCTCGACCCCCACCTCAGCTTCTGGCGCCGGTGCGCCGTCGGCGAGGCCGACCCTGGCCTGGCTCCCGGACCGTGGCGTCACCGGGTCGCCGAGCTCGCGGCACTCGAGAGCCGGTGCGCCGACGCCGCCGCCGGCGACACGGCCATGCACTTCGACGTGCGCGACGACAACGTGCTCCTCGCGACCGACGGGCGGGTGCTGATCTGCGACTGGAACTGGCTCCAGCTCGCCGCCCCCTGGGTGGACCTCGTCGGGCTGCTCGTCAGCGCGCACGGCGACGGCCTCGACGCCGAGCACCTCGTGGCGACGCACCCCCTGACCCGGGACGTCCCGCGGGCGTCGATCGACGCGTTCCTCGTCGCGCTCGCCGGTTACTTCGTCGACGCCGCCGGTCAGCCGCCCGTGGCCACGTCACCGTGGCTGCGCGTGCACCAGGCCTGGTACCGCGACGCCGCCCTGGACTGGCTCACCGTCCGCCTGCACTGA
- a CDS encoding SMP-30/gluconolactonase/LRE family protein, which yields MRSSLTTSLAAAVTLVLLAAVPASAHGPGGPGGPGPHGPGHGPGHHGPGHHAAHHRPTTYLLDPVGPAADDVYPEGIAVHGDDFYVSGTTDGTIYRGDLDEPTATPFLPGGEDGRTMAVGLKVDRGTLLVAGGFTGKVWAYDLRTGRLTGSWQSAQDGTPTFVNDLAVGPHGDIYVTDSMRPVLYKIDGRERRTTSTQPLEPVLSFEGTAFEYDQDINANGIVVSPDGRYAIVAKTPTAELYRVGLRDGSVELVDLGDDAVAGDGLLLHGHTLYAVEWTTATPGIATVRLDHGLDSGTVVSRTPGASFDDPTTAARAGKDLLVVNSQFGTREAGGTPEPFTVTRIPAP from the coding sequence ATGCGATCCAGCCTGACGACCTCCCTCGCCGCCGCCGTGACGCTCGTGCTGCTGGCCGCCGTCCCGGCGTCCGCGCACGGCCCGGGCGGGCCCGGCGGCCCCGGTCCCCACGGACCCGGCCACGGCCCCGGCCACCACGGCCCCGGTCACCACGCGGCTCACCACCGCCCGACGACGTACCTGCTGGACCCCGTCGGCCCCGCCGCCGACGACGTGTACCCCGAGGGCATCGCGGTGCACGGCGACGACTTCTACGTCAGCGGCACCACCGACGGCACCATCTACCGCGGCGACCTCGACGAGCCGACCGCGACGCCGTTCCTGCCGGGCGGCGAGGACGGCCGCACCATGGCGGTCGGGCTCAAGGTCGACCGCGGGACGCTGCTCGTCGCCGGCGGGTTCACGGGCAAGGTGTGGGCGTACGACCTGAGGACCGGGCGCCTGACCGGGTCGTGGCAGTCCGCGCAGGACGGCACGCCCACGTTCGTCAACGACCTCGCCGTCGGCCCGCACGGCGACATCTACGTCACCGACTCCATGCGCCCCGTGCTCTACAAGATCGACGGCCGCGAGCGCCGCACGACGAGCACGCAGCCGCTCGAGCCCGTCCTGTCGTTCGAGGGCACCGCGTTCGAGTACGACCAGGACATCAACGCCAACGGCATCGTCGTCTCCCCCGACGGCCGGTACGCGATCGTCGCGAAGACACCCACGGCCGAGCTGTACCGGGTCGGCCTGCGGGACGGGAGCGTCGAGCTCGTCGACCTCGGCGACGACGCGGTCGCGGGCGACGGGCTGCTGCTCCACGGCCACACGCTCTACGCCGTCGAGTGGACCACCGCCACGCCCGGCATCGCGACCGTGCGCCTCGACCACGGCCTCGACTCCGGGACCGTCGTCTCGCGCACGCCCGGCGCGTCGTTCGACGACCCGACGACCGCCGCCCGCGCCGGCAAGGACCTGCTCGTCGTGAACAGCCAGTTCGGGACGCGCGAGGCCGGCGGGACGCCCGAGCCGTTCACGGTGACCCGCATCCCGGCACCCTGA
- a CDS encoding PadR family transcriptional regulator, which produces MSLAPALLGLLQTGPRHGYDLKRAYDERFGQDRPLAYGQVYATLARLLKNGLVEVESEPGDGPDRKRYAITDAGVSDVEQWLSRPEKPEPYLHSALYTKVVLALLTGHDPADVLDTQRAEHLRLMRDLTRRKAEGDLADQLVCDHALFHLEADLRWLELTAARLDQLAATVRA; this is translated from the coding sequence GTGAGCCTCGCACCCGCCCTCCTGGGCCTCCTGCAGACCGGACCCCGTCACGGGTACGACCTCAAGCGCGCGTACGACGAGCGTTTCGGCCAGGACCGCCCGCTGGCGTACGGCCAGGTGTACGCGACCCTCGCCCGCCTGCTGAAGAACGGCCTCGTCGAGGTCGAGTCCGAGCCCGGGGACGGGCCGGACCGCAAGCGGTACGCGATCACCGACGCGGGGGTGAGCGACGTCGAGCAGTGGCTGTCGCGCCCCGAGAAGCCCGAGCCGTACCTGCACAGCGCGCTCTACACCAAGGTCGTCCTCGCGCTCCTCACGGGGCACGACCCGGCCGACGTCCTCGACACCCAGCGCGCCGAGCACCTGCGCCTCATGCGCGACCTCACGCGCCGCAAGGCCGAGGGGGACCTCGCCGACCAGCTCGTGTGCGACCACGCGCTGTTCCACCTGGAGGCGGACCTGCGGTGGCTCGAGCTCACCGCCGCCCGTCTCGACCAGCTCGCCGCCACGGTCCGCGCGTGA
- a CDS encoding ABC transporter ATP-binding protein, whose protein sequence is MSRTTTTSPTGPGSTSPLLVADGLHVAFGPTTALADASLEVHGGEVLALMGPSGSGKSTLLHCLAGILRPDSGTVTFDGRDVTAMSDAERSALRRSEFGFVFQFGQLVPELTCEENVALPLRLAGTSRSDAHRTAREWLDRLEVPDIAGKRPGQVSGGQAQRAAVARALVTRPRVVFADEPTGALDSLNGERVMQLFVAAARDTGAAVVLVTHEARVAAYSDREAVVRDGRVREQVPA, encoded by the coding sequence GTGTCCCGCACGACCACCACGAGCCCCACCGGACCCGGCTCGACCAGCCCGCTGCTCGTCGCCGACGGCCTGCACGTCGCGTTCGGCCCGACGACCGCGCTCGCCGACGCCTCGCTCGAGGTCCACGGCGGCGAGGTGCTCGCCCTGATGGGCCCGTCGGGCTCCGGGAAGTCGACGCTGCTGCACTGCCTCGCGGGGATCCTGCGACCGGACTCCGGCACGGTCACGTTCGACGGGCGTGACGTCACCGCGATGTCCGACGCCGAGCGCAGCGCCCTGCGCCGCTCGGAGTTCGGGTTCGTGTTCCAGTTCGGCCAGCTCGTGCCGGAGCTGACGTGCGAGGAGAACGTCGCGCTGCCGCTGCGGCTCGCGGGCACCTCGCGCAGCGACGCGCACCGCACCGCCCGCGAGTGGCTCGACCGGCTCGAGGTCCCGGACATCGCGGGCAAGCGCCCGGGCCAGGTGTCCGGCGGGCAGGCGCAGCGGGCCGCGGTCGCGCGTGCGCTCGTCACGCGACCGCGCGTGGTGTTCGCCGACGAGCCGACGGGTGCGCTCGACTCGCTGAACGGCGAGCGCGTGATGCAGCTGTTCGTCGCCGCCGCGCGGGACACCGGTGCGGCCGTCGTCCTCGTGACGCACGAGGCGCGCGTCGCCGCGTACTCCGACCGGGAGGCCGTCGTCCGCGACGGTCGCGTGCGCGAGCAGGTGCCCGCATGA
- a CDS encoding ABC transporter permease gives MSRGRSTTVTDLALGVRMSVAGGRAGWLRLALVALGVGVGVAMLLLVASLPTVLDQRAVRDGARTPGTEVATASDDTLLVRRVITEVAGTIVVGNLLQPEGRGAPLPPGVDRVLAPGETLVSPALRRLLDDDERGLLHGRFGETVVGTIGDDGLVGPQELRYYQGTDRLTADNAQRVADFGRTRLDGGTDAATLLLALVGLTGLLVPVLGFVATAVRFGGEARDRRLAAVRLVGADAATTHRIAAGETLVGGVAGVLVGAGLLAVLRALVPPLVPGSLTFHGADLRPSPALAALVVVLVPVASVLVTRSALRHVVVEPLGVVRRGTTVRRRLWWRVAVPVVGLVLMLGPLVTGGTEGFADAQALVLLGMVALLTGVSLLLPWLLDVTVRRLRPGALAWDLAVRRLQHESGTAVRAVSAVVLSVAALIAVHALLGAERGTPGYEGDRYEAVVRGDLAADDVAAWVPRLESLPGVTDVETRLMTRAQPVGGGEEVPVVVAGCGWITAQTAASACTDGDVVVLLPEGAQAPGPGSAYVLGGPGASTWTLPADAVTVAADDSSLVGAPPTVHITPGALGDATVVPTGVYDSAVVTVGLDRATPDAAEHVRTAAARLDPTVDVMVNDPQAVSGMAVAIRQGLMLGTVALLLVVGASLLVNVAEQLQERRRPLAVLAAFGVRRRDLGLSVLFQVAVPVAIGLALAVAVGSVLAVVLQSGAGLPVSLDLAGIGITTSGAALVVLLATAALLPMLGRVTRPAGLQGE, from the coding sequence ATGAGCCGGGGTCGCAGCACGACCGTGACCGACCTGGCGCTCGGGGTGCGGATGAGCGTGGCCGGCGGCCGCGCGGGGTGGCTCCGCCTCGCGCTCGTCGCCCTGGGCGTCGGTGTCGGCGTGGCGATGCTCCTGCTGGTCGCGTCCCTGCCGACCGTGCTGGACCAGCGCGCCGTGCGCGACGGCGCCCGGACGCCCGGCACCGAGGTCGCCACGGCCTCCGACGACACGCTCCTCGTCCGGCGCGTCATCACGGAGGTCGCGGGCACGATCGTCGTCGGGAACCTGCTGCAACCCGAAGGACGGGGAGCGCCGCTGCCGCCCGGCGTGGACCGCGTCCTCGCGCCGGGGGAGACGCTCGTCTCGCCCGCGCTGCGGCGTCTGCTGGACGACGACGAGCGCGGCCTCCTGCACGGACGGTTCGGCGAGACGGTCGTCGGGACCATCGGCGACGACGGGCTCGTCGGACCCCAGGAGCTGCGGTACTACCAGGGCACCGACCGGCTGACCGCGGACAACGCCCAGCGGGTCGCGGACTTCGGCCGCACCCGGCTCGACGGAGGGACGGACGCCGCGACGCTGCTGCTCGCGCTCGTCGGGCTCACCGGCCTGCTCGTACCCGTCCTCGGGTTCGTCGCGACGGCCGTGCGGTTCGGCGGGGAGGCCCGCGACCGGCGGCTCGCCGCGGTCCGGCTCGTCGGCGCGGACGCCGCGACGACCCACCGCATCGCCGCGGGGGAGACGCTCGTGGGCGGCGTCGCGGGCGTGCTCGTCGGCGCCGGGCTGCTCGCCGTGCTCCGCGCGCTCGTGCCGCCGCTCGTCCCGGGGTCCCTGACCTTCCACGGCGCCGACCTGCGCCCCTCGCCGGCGCTGGCCGCGCTCGTCGTCGTGCTGGTCCCCGTCGCGTCCGTGCTGGTCACCCGGTCCGCGCTGCGGCACGTCGTCGTCGAGCCGCTCGGTGTGGTACGCCGCGGCACGACGGTCCGGCGTCGGCTCTGGTGGCGCGTCGCCGTGCCGGTCGTGGGCCTCGTGCTCATGCTCGGCCCGCTGGTCACCGGGGGCACCGAGGGGTTCGCCGACGCGCAGGCGCTCGTCCTGCTCGGCATGGTCGCGCTGCTCACCGGCGTCTCGCTGCTGCTGCCGTGGCTGCTCGACGTCACCGTGCGCCGCCTGCGGCCCGGTGCCCTCGCGTGGGACCTCGCGGTGCGGCGTCTGCAGCACGAGAGCGGCACCGCCGTGCGCGCCGTGTCCGCCGTCGTGCTGTCCGTCGCCGCGCTCATCGCGGTGCACGCGCTGCTGGGTGCCGAGCGCGGGACCCCGGGCTACGAGGGCGACCGGTACGAGGCCGTGGTGCGCGGCGACCTGGCCGCCGACGACGTGGCCGCGTGGGTGCCCCGGCTCGAGAGCCTCCCCGGCGTCACCGACGTCGAGACCCGGCTCATGACGAGGGCGCAGCCCGTCGGCGGGGGCGAGGAGGTCCCGGTCGTCGTCGCGGGCTGCGGGTGGATCACCGCGCAGACCGCCGCGAGCGCGTGCACCGACGGCGACGTCGTGGTGCTCCTGCCCGAGGGTGCGCAGGCACCCGGACCCGGGTCGGCGTACGTGCTCGGCGGCCCCGGCGCGTCGACCTGGACCCTTCCGGCCGACGCCGTGACCGTCGCGGCGGACGACTCGTCCCTCGTCGGAGCACCCCCGACCGTGCACATCACCCCGGGCGCGCTCGGCGACGCGACGGTCGTGCCGACCGGCGTCTACGACAGCGCGGTGGTCACGGTCGGCCTCGACCGGGCCACGCCGGACGCGGCGGAGCACGTGCGGACCGCGGCGGCGCGCCTCGACCCGACCGTCGACGTGATGGTCAACGACCCGCAGGCCGTGAGCGGGATGGCCGTGGCGATCCGCCAGGGCCTGATGCTCGGCACGGTCGCGCTGCTCCTCGTCGTGGGCGCGAGCCTGCTGGTGAACGTCGCGGAGCAGCTCCAGGAGCGTCGCCGCCCGCTCGCCGTGCTCGCGGCGTTCGGTGTCCGGCGGCGCGACCTCGGGCTCTCGGTGCTGTTCCAGGTCGCCGTCCCGGTCGCGATCGGGCTGGCGCTCGCGGTCGCCGTCGGCAGCGTGCTCGCCGTGGTCCTGCAGAGCGGAGCAGGGCTGCCCGTGTCGCTCGACCTGGCGGGGATCGGGATCACGACGAGCGGCGCGGCGCTCGTCGTGCTGCTCGCAACCGCCGCTCTCCTGCCGATGCTCGGCCGTGTCACGCGGCCCGCGGGGCTCCAGGGCGAGTGA
- a CDS encoding immunity 8 family protein: MRAALRETYTLDDGAEIGAYSADDPSSGGAWVRLVVGPADGPGEESFDVFVCTPAWLQESVSDSGPQIGRHLLVVETLDLTAAVAFLRQHVESLEAADWRGLAEQLARIGHWEFEDHTP, encoded by the coding sequence ATGAGAGCTGCACTGCGCGAGACCTACACCCTCGACGACGGCGCCGAGATCGGCGCGTACTCCGCGGACGACCCGTCGAGCGGCGGCGCCTGGGTGCGGCTCGTCGTCGGACCCGCGGACGGTCCCGGGGAGGAGTCGTTCGACGTCTTCGTCTGCACGCCCGCGTGGCTGCAGGAGAGCGTCAGCGACTCCGGGCCGCAGATCGGCCGCCACCTCCTCGTGGTGGAGACGCTCGACCTCACCGCGGCGGTCGCCTTCCTGCGGCAGCACGTGGAGTCGCTCGAGGCGGCGGACTGGCGCGGCCTCGCCGAGCAGCTCGCCCGGATCGGCCACTGGGAGTTCGAGGACCACACCCCGTGA
- a CDS encoding eCIS core domain-containing protein produces the protein MDQHVEQHATRQSSSPTDGAATEQTTTSPSRPAPVAGLVVGHADDQAEVAAESHATAALARLRRFGEAPPSAPAAHRPPRHAEVGRAGGAVSSGRSHEISAELGQGAPLPSTVRGRMEAGFGTSLDHVRVHDDAAAARHSAALGAQAFTVGSDVFLGGSVDPASPRGEHVLAHEIAHVLHEGGTPRTPVRRNPGDDDEDVAPVERTAAEIVEAASKVTDKIGQIGSATRALSDAAGLLWTGLSAAPVGTVKGYWVSSDGNRRYRPPSFKPTWNVTQSNFESGPPPKRPHKDNWATNAHLTITD, from the coding sequence ATGGACCAGCACGTCGAGCAGCACGCGACCCGGCAGTCGTCGTCCCCGACCGACGGCGCCGCGACCGAACAGACGACGACCTCACCCTCGCGCCCGGCACCGGTCGCGGGCCTGGTCGTCGGACACGCTGACGACCAGGCCGAGGTCGCGGCCGAGTCGCACGCGACCGCGGCCCTCGCACGGTTGCGACGGTTCGGCGAGGCACCACCGTCCGCCCCGGCCGCGCACCGGCCACCCCGGCACGCCGAGGTGGGCCGGGCGGGCGGGGCCGTCAGCTCCGGGCGCAGCCACGAGATCTCCGCCGAGCTCGGCCAGGGCGCACCGCTGCCGAGCACCGTCCGCGGCCGGATGGAAGCAGGGTTCGGCACCAGCCTCGACCACGTGCGCGTGCACGACGACGCGGCGGCCGCACGGCACAGCGCAGCCCTCGGTGCGCAGGCGTTCACCGTCGGCAGCGACGTCTTCCTCGGCGGCTCGGTGGACCCCGCCAGCCCTCGCGGCGAGCATGTGCTCGCGCACGAGATCGCGCACGTCCTGCACGAAGGAGGGACGCCGCGCACGCCGGTGCGCCGCAACCCCGGGGACGACGACGAGGACGTCGCACCGGTCGAGCGGACCGCCGCCGAGATCGTCGAGGCCGCGTCGAAGGTCACGGACAAGATCGGGCAGATCGGGTCGGCCACGCGCGCGCTCTCCGACGCGGCCGGGTTGCTGTGGACGGGGCTGAGCGCCGCGCCCGTCGGCACGGTCAAGGGCTACTGGGTCAGCTCCGACGGCAACAGGCGGTACCGTCCACCATCGTTCAAGCCGACCTGGAACGTCACCCAGTCGAACTTCGAGTCGGGCCCTCCACCGAAGAGGCCGCACAAGGACAACTGGGCCACCAACGCCCACCTCACGATCACGGACTAG
- a CDS encoding DUF6318 family protein, producing MTRPPTRPAALDGPATEDNAIAVGKYFAALVTYVTSTGDLVEWDALSGPDCQFCAGVREKAVAIHEAGSRVIGGAVDLGFGSAFDNGDGTFVASVELTEYASQVVSADGSVLEEVPSTATYRATMALGRGAGGWVVEGVQVDEIDVAP from the coding sequence GTGACCAGACCCCCGACCCGCCCGGCTGCTCTCGACGGCCCGGCCACCGAGGACAACGCGATCGCCGTCGGCAAGTACTTCGCCGCCCTCGTGACGTACGTGACGTCGACCGGCGATCTCGTCGAGTGGGACGCTCTGAGCGGGCCCGACTGCCAGTTCTGCGCCGGTGTCCGTGAGAAGGCGGTTGCCATTCACGAGGCGGGGAGCCGAGTGATCGGCGGCGCTGTCGACCTCGGGTTCGGTTCGGCGTTCGACAACGGTGACGGGACGTTCGTCGCGAGTGTCGAGCTGACGGAGTACGCGTCGCAGGTGGTCTCGGCGGACGGGTCGGTGCTCGAAGAGGTCCCCTCGACGGCGACCTACCGGGCGACGATGGCGCTCGGGCGCGGCGCGGGGGGCTGGGTCGTGGAGGGCGTCCAGGTCGACGAGATCGACGTCGCGCCGTGA
- a CDS encoding PKD domain-containing protein — MGGDEAVIGDRFRRYLLYRSWKAHKDPLVDYAYARLCNVDSQYLESDIDGECSPPNGTVVIPGCGDDEPVMPLWRRTRVAVGSPWSNWEMRIGWACPDDLLPAVTQEDFRQLKIDPTVVHRQPGESGTVLVNKGIIGWVEPDERTFRTSLFGFGIDVVTWPVEYTWDFGDGESLTTSSPGGPYPNRDVQHVYEQVGTFTVTLTTVWKGKYRVDEDEDHEWRSIDGTALTTTTSAPFEVTELRSRLVG, encoded by the coding sequence GTGGGCGGGGACGAGGCGGTCATCGGTGACCGCTTCAGACGCTATCTGCTGTACCGCTCGTGGAAGGCCCACAAGGACCCGCTGGTGGACTACGCGTACGCGCGGTTGTGCAACGTCGACTCGCAGTACCTGGAGTCGGACATCGACGGTGAGTGCTCGCCACCGAACGGCACGGTCGTGATCCCCGGGTGCGGTGACGACGAGCCGGTGATGCCGTTGTGGCGCCGGACGCGTGTCGCGGTGGGCTCGCCGTGGTCGAACTGGGAGATGCGGATCGGGTGGGCGTGCCCGGACGACCTGCTTCCCGCGGTCACGCAGGAGGACTTCCGTCAGCTGAAGATCGACCCCACGGTCGTGCACCGGCAGCCCGGTGAGAGCGGGACCGTCCTCGTGAACAAGGGGATCATCGGCTGGGTCGAGCCCGACGAGCGCACGTTCCGCACGAGTCTGTTCGGCTTCGGGATCGACGTGGTGACGTGGCCGGTCGAGTACACCTGGGACTTCGGCGACGGCGAGAGCCTGACGACGTCGTCGCCTGGTGGGCCCTACCCGAACCGGGACGTCCAGCACGTCTACGAGCAGGTGGGCACGTTCACGGTCACGCTGACGACGGTGTGGAAGGGCAAGTACCGCGTGGACGAGGACGAGGACCACGAGTGGCGCAGCATCGACGGCACGGCGCTCACGACGACGACCTCGGCCCCGTTCGAGGTCACGGAGCTCAGGAGCCGCCTGGTCGGCTGA
- a CDS encoding ATP-grasp domain-containing protein encodes MSVVVWGVPTESPVELLLGAFARRGVEPLVVHPRRFLEQDVDVRLSHGELRGSLRVAGSTVDVRDVVGVYVRPIEPELVPELKDLPPDDPAVRRARAQFDALMAFTEAAADALGTRVASRLSAMASNMSKPYQAQLVQAGGFDTPETLVTDDPDAAREFVLAHGGAIYKSVSGVRSIVSVVDLVRDAERLARIRWCPVQFQENVRGRDVRVHVVGDEVYAAIVDSDATDYRYARAQVGQDATLAPYPLPDDVAARCVALARSLDLPFAGVDLKLADDGRVVCFEVNPSPGYPWYETAAGLPISDALARWLHRAA; translated from the coding sequence GTGAGCGTCGTCGTGTGGGGCGTGCCGACCGAGAGCCCGGTCGAGCTGCTGCTCGGCGCGTTCGCGCGGCGCGGCGTCGAGCCGCTCGTCGTCCATCCGCGGCGCTTCCTCGAGCAGGACGTCGACGTCCGCCTGTCCCACGGCGAGCTGCGCGGGTCGCTGCGCGTCGCGGGGTCCACCGTCGACGTGCGCGACGTCGTCGGCGTCTACGTGCGACCCATCGAGCCCGAGCTCGTGCCCGAGCTCAAGGACCTCCCGCCCGACGACCCCGCGGTGCGGCGCGCCCGCGCGCAGTTCGACGCGCTCATGGCGTTCACGGAGGCCGCGGCCGACGCGCTCGGCACCCGGGTCGCCAGCCGGCTGTCCGCGATGGCGTCGAACATGTCGAAGCCGTACCAGGCGCAGCTCGTCCAGGCCGGCGGCTTCGACACCCCCGAGACGCTCGTCACCGACGACCCGGACGCCGCGCGCGAGTTCGTCCTCGCGCACGGCGGCGCGATCTACAAGTCGGTGAGCGGGGTGCGCTCGATCGTCAGCGTCGTCGACCTCGTCCGCGACGCCGAGCGGTTGGCGCGCATCCGGTGGTGCCCCGTGCAGTTCCAGGAGAACGTGCGCGGGCGGGACGTGCGCGTGCACGTCGTCGGCGACGAGGTGTACGCGGCGATCGTCGACTCGGACGCCACCGACTACCGGTACGCGCGCGCCCAGGTCGGCCAGGACGCGACCCTCGCGCCGTACCCGCTGCCGGACGACGTCGCCGCGCGGTGCGTCGCGCTCGCCCGCTCGCTCGACCTGCCGTTCGCGGGCGTCGACCTCAAGCTCGCCGACGACGGGCGCGTCGTCTGCTTCGAGGTCAACCCGTCCCCCGGCTACCCCTGGTACGAGACCGCCGCGGGCCTGCCCATCTCCGACGCCCTGGCCCGCTGGCTCCACCGCGCCGCGTGA